One segment of Acidianus sp. HS-5 DNA contains the following:
- a CDS encoding thermopsin, which yields MKIQYIFLLLVILFSMHIQMPIMHCCTHKNLIEYTEYPHVFKAESKTPPPPDVCYTIYNVSLEPNYMIVVCASFSNPYTLIIFTPCQFEAWSHCEQTTAVCVKNITSGKYDFILSPGNYILVINGYCSLVSIFSEVYVYIVPENAIPVIESEMSSPHNPTGIASYGIYNNSGQLSEYIIKTHEVLGFYNITSIEAYNSSFSNPYGASLQLNVVLQIVTSGGNETLWLQNVVSFITNEKEFYFVDNIWNLSAPCASINSTLVSGKGSVQPVCLLSPRDFYGYETCCSVYNFPFAGYLIINTTDVKGGVEVSFGYVIVQNGSLMPPNVVYYDKVFISIPDLTNSYILVDPNQLTGSLNVYDAELVFGGLYGGEITCYTSLHAELALMYNNSGVKPFPSVYTFGSDTAEATGDLHVSLQGNNAVVTVGERDYGLLTNNFKPSFPGFTYVKMERVVNNLGIINESSFYLNGYYYISPPLYFSPNSTVNYTLYKVMLSINGMNETILTSYNLSSFQYFNNITIICEYNENILVTIHYPNGTVTAWYLRGEQTDFPNIIQINSSVRYVLSQKQLIISSPINITPSYVEQYLISIYYPNGTVTEWYNASAKISLPSVIYINPSTRYVTNETYILITHAGNYYPNYTEEFLVTISYPNATVTSWYIRGEQTDFPRIIQVCNLTRYILDQKQLIITSPYNVTPTYVKQYLISIHYPNGTVTEWYNASAKISLPSVIYITSSTRYITNESSLMITHAGNYYPNYTEEFLVTIHYTNGTITEWLADGSNLCLYAKTDIFQTIKWVGTFNVNNGEKIEVTSPITETEVICVNYTVVLGIVAIAVIIGVIIFIIRRK from the coding sequence ATGAAAATTCAATATATATTTTTACTATTGGTTATTCTATTTTCTATGCATATTCAAATGCCAATAATGCACTGCTGTACACATAAAAATTTAATAGAATATACAGAATATCCTCATGTATTTAAAGCAGAATCTAAAACTCCTCCACCACCAGACGTATGCTACACAATTTATAATGTATCACTAGAACCTAACTATATGATAGTAGTCTGTGCCAGTTTTTCCAATCCATATACTTTAATAATCTTTACGCCTTGTCAGTTTGAGGCATGGTCACACTGTGAGCAAACAACTGCAGTATGCGTCAAAAACATAACTTCTGGTAAATATGACTTTATACTGTCTCCAGGTAATTATATTCTAGTTATTAATGGTTATTGTAGTCTAGTCAGTATTTTTAGCGAAGTTTACGTATACATCGTGCCAGAGAACGCTATTCCAGTGATAGAGAGCGAGATGAGTTCGCCTCATAATCCAACGGGAATAGCGTCTTATGGAATTTATAATAATAGCGGACAATTAAGTGAGTACATTATTAAAACTCACGAGGTTTTAGGATTTTATAATATAACTTCTATAGAAGCATATAACTCCAGTTTTTCCAATCCATATGGTGCGTCTTTACAACTTAATGTTGTCTTACAAATAGTTACTTCAGGAGGAAATGAAACGCTATGGTTACAGAATGTTGTATCATTTATAACTAATGAGAAAGAATTTTATTTCGTTGATAATATCTGGAACTTATCTGCACCTTGTGCATCTATAAACTCCACACTAGTAAGTGGAAAAGGGTCTGTACAACCTGTTTGTTTACTCTCACCTAGAGATTTCTACGGATATGAGACTTGCTGTTCTGTGTATAACTTCCCGTTTGCAGGGTATTTAATAATTAATACTACTGACGTTAAAGGAGGAGTAGAAGTATCTTTCGGTTACGTTATTGTGCAAAATGGGTCTTTAATGCCTCCTAACGTGGTATATTATGATAAAGTATTTATTTCGATCCCTGACTTGACAAATTCTTATATTCTGGTAGACCCTAACCAGTTAACTGGTAGTCTAAATGTATATGATGCAGAGTTAGTATTTGGAGGATTATACGGTGGCGAGATAACATGTTATACTTCACTTCACGCTGAACTTGCGTTAATGTATAATAATTCTGGAGTTAAACCTTTCCCATCAGTTTACACTTTCGGATCTGACACTGCTGAAGCTACCGGTGACCTGCACGTTTCGTTACAAGGCAATAACGCAGTGGTTACAGTGGGAGAAAGGGATTACGGGCTTTTAACCAACAATTTTAAGCCTTCGTTCCCTGGCTTTACATACGTAAAGATGGAAAGAGTTGTAAATAACCTTGGAATAATCAATGAATCGTCGTTCTATCTAAACGGTTATTACTACATCTCACCGCCATTATACTTCTCTCCTAACTCTACAGTTAATTATACGCTATACAAAGTAATGCTAAGTATTAATGGAATGAATGAGACTATCCTTACGAGCTATAATCTATCCAGTTTCCAGTACTTTAATAACATAACAATAATATGCGAATATAATGAGAATATACTAGTAACAATTCATTATCCTAACGGAACCGTCACTGCATGGTACCTAAGAGGAGAACAAACGGACTTCCCCAATATTATACAAATAAACAGTAGTGTAAGATACGTACTTTCGCAAAAGCAGCTAATTATATCATCGCCTATTAACATTACACCGTCTTATGTTGAACAATACCTAATCTCAATTTATTATCCTAATGGGACAGTAACAGAATGGTACAACGCTAGTGCAAAAATATCTCTACCCAGTGTAATATACATTAACCCATCCACTAGGTATGTAACGAACGAAACATACATATTGATAACTCATGCTGGAAATTACTACCCCAACTATACTGAAGAATTCCTAGTAACAATAAGTTACCCCAATGCGACAGTTACTTCATGGTATATAAGAGGAGAACAAACGGACTTCCCACGGATAATTCAGGTATGTAATTTAACAAGATATATTTTGGATCAGAAACAATTGATTATAACCTCACCTTATAATGTTACTCCAACGTATGTTAAACAATATTTGATTTCGATACACTATCCTAATGGGACAGTGACAGAATGGTACAACGCTAGTGCAAAAATATCTCTACCCAGTGTAATATATATAACCTCCTCTACAAGGTACATAACGAACGAAAGTTCATTAATGATAACTCATGCTGGAAATTACTACCCCAACTATACTGAAGAATTCCTAGTAACAATACACTATACAAATGGTACAATCACCGAATGGCTTGCTGACGGGTCTAACCTATGCCTTTACGCTAAGACTGACATTTTCCAAACCATTAAATGGGTAGGAACTTTTAACGTCAATAACGGTGAAAAAATTGAAGTGACTAGTCCTATTACAGAAACTGAGGTAATATGCGTAAACTACACCGTAGTTCTCGGTATAGTAGCTATAGCAGTTATAATCGGAGTTATAATATTTATAATAAGAAGAAAATAA
- a CDS encoding phytoene/squalene synthase family protein → MESNLARIFKNASVTYYNSSLFFPGQVREDVTKLYAFVRVFDDLVDSVPQRVKEFYELREKYYMELEGKPSGNLVISNFVDLMRRKNFKEEWVEAFLDAMESDLRKKVYYTIDETIKYMYGSAEVVGLMMMRVLNLPEESSYYARMLGRAMQYLNFIRDVREDLEMERQYLPVKEMEEFSVNSLLECSDNFREFMRFQIRRYFGFQEEAEKGYSYIPLRYLIAIKTAADMYKWTARRILKDPCIVNRIKVKPKKRRIIAYGVYNLVGGSVWRFISFYRI, encoded by the coding sequence ATGGAGTCAAATCTTGCAAGAATTTTCAAAAACGCAAGCGTAACTTATTATAATAGTAGTTTATTCTTCCCTGGTCAGGTTAGGGAGGACGTTACAAAGCTTTACGCATTTGTTAGGGTTTTTGATGATCTAGTCGACTCTGTGCCCCAGAGAGTGAAGGAATTTTATGAGCTTAGAGAAAAGTATTACATGGAGTTAGAAGGAAAGCCCAGCGGTAACTTAGTTATCTCCAACTTTGTTGACCTTATGAGGAGGAAGAACTTTAAAGAGGAATGGGTAGAGGCTTTCCTTGACGCCATGGAGAGCGACTTGAGGAAGAAGGTATATTACACTATAGATGAGACCATAAAGTACATGTATGGCTCTGCTGAGGTCGTAGGGTTAATGATGATGAGAGTATTAAACCTCCCTGAGGAGTCATCTTATTACGCCAGGATGTTGGGTAGGGCGATGCAGTACCTCAATTTCATAAGAGATGTTAGGGAAGACCTTGAGATGGAGAGGCAGTATTTACCTGTAAAGGAAATGGAGGAGTTTTCAGTGAATTCCCTTTTAGAATGCAGTGATAACTTTAGGGAATTCATGAGGTTCCAGATAAGGAGGTATTTCGGTTTTCAAGAAGAGGCTGAAAAGGGATATTCTTACATACCTTTGAGGTATTTGATCGCAATAAAGACTGCTGCAGACATGTATAAGTGGACTGCAAGGAGGATTTTGAAAGACCCGTGCATAGTAAACAGGATTAAGGTAAAGCCTAAGAAAAGGAGGATAATAGCTTACGGTGTATATAACTTAGTAGGTGGTTCCGTTTGGAGGTTCATCTCTTTCTACCGCATTTAG
- a CDS encoding ATP-binding protein gives MNVEEAKRIVADQKDLMEEKMLANYVERDIRSDISRYFSIPNVLAILGVRRSGKSTLSLLFMKKLKVKFVYLNFDDESLYGISSKDLRSLEQAVYEVYGSDVNYFVLDEIHNVKGWELFVSRLRETKRIIVTGSNSKMLSGELATALTGRHSDLVLFPFSFREYLRFKGEGEELPLSTRRIAEVKRELDKYLEEGGFPEALVIGKDQIDIIYNDILFKDIIFRYKVKEMGKFKDFAKSLVLYYSTEVSLSRIANTISIDKKTVDQWAYGLENAYLVYFLPRYGERPRERLTFSKKVYLVDPGIISRIAIKAKDKGRLIENVVFLKLARDNQLRGLYYIKGNNFEVDFYDEVNSRLVQVTYSSDKVEEREINGLLKADELVKAKERIIVTYDVEGVEEVNGKEVKMIPLYKFLLLE, from the coding sequence ATGAACGTTGAAGAAGCAAAAAGGATAGTAGCAGACCAGAAGGACCTTATGGAGGAGAAGATGTTAGCAAATTACGTGGAGAGAGACATACGTAGTGATATATCTAGATATTTTAGTATCCCCAACGTTTTAGCGATACTTGGCGTTAGAAGGAGTGGTAAATCTACCCTTTCCTTGCTGTTCATGAAGAAGCTAAAGGTAAAGTTCGTTTACTTAAATTTTGACGACGAAAGCCTTTACGGAATTAGTTCAAAGGATTTGAGAAGCCTTGAGCAGGCTGTATACGAGGTTTACGGCAGTGATGTAAACTATTTTGTGTTAGACGAAATTCACAATGTCAAAGGTTGGGAACTATTTGTATCTAGATTAAGGGAGACTAAAAGGATCATAGTAACTGGTAGTAATTCTAAGATGCTCTCAGGCGAATTAGCTACAGCGCTGACTGGTAGGCATTCTGACCTCGTTTTGTTTCCTTTTTCTTTCAGAGAGTATTTACGTTTTAAAGGAGAAGGTGAGGAATTACCACTCTCTACAAGGAGGATAGCGGAGGTAAAGAGGGAACTTGATAAGTATCTTGAAGAAGGAGGTTTTCCAGAAGCCCTTGTTATAGGCAAAGACCAGATAGACATAATATATAACGACATCCTATTTAAGGACATAATCTTTAGATACAAGGTAAAGGAGATGGGTAAATTCAAGGACTTTGCAAAGAGTCTCGTATTATATTACTCTACAGAAGTATCATTATCCAGAATAGCTAATACAATTTCCATAGACAAAAAGACTGTAGACCAGTGGGCATATGGACTAGAGAACGCTTATCTTGTTTACTTTTTACCCAGATATGGAGAAAGGCCTAGGGAGAGGCTAACTTTCAGCAAGAAAGTATACTTGGTAGACCCGGGCATTATATCAAGGATAGCAATAAAGGCTAAAGATAAAGGAAGGCTAATTGAAAACGTGGTTTTCCTCAAGTTGGCTAGGGATAACCAGTTAAGGGGGCTCTATTATATTAAGGGAAATAACTTTGAGGTAGATTTTTATGATGAGGTAAACTCCAGACTAGTTCAAGTTACTTATTCTTCAGATAAGGTAGAGGAGAGGGAAATAAATGGGTTATTAAAAGCTGATGAATTAGTAAAAGCTAAGGAGAGGATAATAGTAACCTATGATGTTGAAGGAGTTGAGGAAGTTAATGGAAAAGAGGTGAAAATGATACCTCTCTATAAGTTCTTACTTTTAGAGTAA
- a CDS encoding sterol desaturase family protein, with protein sequence MLTVELIALSVAVFFGMEFLARLMHKYLMHGILWKIHEDHHRPVQREIEKNDAFGLIFAGISVYLIFYWLIYGNLIALSVALGMTAYGVAYFFVHDMVIHNRHLHLRSWGMRHKFLRELILVHDVHHKEGRGNWGFLLVIKGIDKIPEEVKGERR encoded by the coding sequence ATGTTAACAGTTGAACTAATAGCGTTGAGCGTTGCCGTATTCTTCGGGATGGAATTCTTAGCTAGGTTAATGCATAAGTACTTAATGCACGGGATTCTATGGAAAATACACGAAGACCATCACAGACCTGTACAGAGGGAAATAGAGAAGAACGACGCCTTTGGGCTGATTTTCGCGGGGATATCTGTATACCTTATATTTTATTGGTTAATTTACGGTAACCTCATAGCGTTAAGCGTAGCCCTAGGTATGACAGCTTATGGTGTTGCGTACTTCTTCGTTCACGACATGGTAATCCATAATAGGCATTTACATTTACGCTCTTGGGGTATGAGGCATAAGTTCTTAAGGGAACTGATTCTGGTCCACGACGTACACCATAAGGAGGGGAGAGGAAACTGGGGCTTCCTTTTAGTAATTAAAGGGATAGATAAGATACCGGAAGAAGTTAAAGGAGAGAGAAGATGA
- the crtI gene encoding phytoene desaturase family protein, which translates to MKVVIVGAGVGGLSTALYLRKKGFEVTVLEKLDSPGGRARSFSKDEFSFDMGPSWYLMPEVFEKFYHEVGEEPPEIVEVNPLFSLYVNDRHEDFTKDYAGMEKYLEDTEFMYSLSMSKFLFKEMKIIDFLDKDIIRNLKKFPIFYSLDNFNRRYFTDDFMQKALGFSAVFLGGSPFEVPAVYAMVNYAIFGKGVYYPKGGFAGLVSKLFNACRRAGVEFKFNYNVDKVNVKDKKVTSVVAGDKVEEGDVFVFNMDYHYADSLLPADMRQNWSRKKFAPSAILAYLGVEGEVNSSHHSIFINGNWEEHFNSIRKGIPPDVNNMSYYVSYRKATDKSLNGDDLVFLIPVSPGLDGVDSRFYINKAIEDFKKKTGSKFDVKFERIYSPADFKTDYNAYKGTAFGISHTLDQTGPFRLPMKNKNLDNLFYVGQYTQPGIGVPMVTISAMIVAEKIESEKHVVEPR; encoded by the coding sequence ATGAAAGTTGTCATAGTTGGTGCTGGGGTAGGAGGTCTATCTACCGCACTTTATTTAAGGAAGAAAGGTTTTGAAGTTACAGTACTGGAGAAACTAGACTCTCCAGGGGGTAGGGCTAGGAGTTTTTCTAAAGACGAATTCTCCTTCGATATGGGCCCTTCTTGGTATTTAATGCCTGAGGTATTTGAAAAGTTCTACCATGAAGTGGGAGAAGAACCTCCCGAAATTGTAGAAGTAAACCCCTTATTCTCTCTATATGTGAACGATAGGCACGAGGATTTTACAAAGGACTACGCCGGAATGGAAAAATATCTCGAAGATACCGAATTCATGTATTCTCTGTCAATGAGTAAGTTCCTCTTTAAGGAAATGAAAATAATCGATTTTTTGGACAAAGATATTATAAGGAACTTGAAGAAGTTCCCAATTTTTTACAGTCTGGATAATTTCAACAGGAGGTATTTTACAGACGATTTCATGCAAAAGGCTTTAGGGTTTTCAGCAGTGTTTTTAGGAGGTTCTCCCTTCGAAGTTCCTGCAGTATATGCAATGGTAAATTACGCAATTTTCGGTAAAGGGGTTTATTATCCTAAGGGAGGCTTTGCGGGCTTAGTATCAAAGCTATTTAATGCATGCAGAAGGGCGGGAGTTGAATTCAAGTTTAATTACAACGTAGATAAGGTGAACGTGAAGGATAAGAAAGTAACCTCAGTAGTTGCAGGGGATAAAGTAGAGGAAGGTGACGTATTCGTTTTCAACATGGACTACCATTATGCGGATAGTTTGCTCCCTGCAGATATGAGGCAGAACTGGAGTAGGAAAAAGTTTGCCCCTTCAGCTATTTTAGCTTATTTAGGAGTTGAAGGTGAGGTAAATTCTTCCCACCACTCAATATTTATAAATGGCAATTGGGAAGAACATTTTAATTCAATAAGGAAGGGAATTCCTCCAGACGTTAATAACATGTCTTATTATGTAAGTTATAGGAAAGCTACAGATAAAAGCTTAAATGGGGACGACCTAGTGTTCCTTATCCCGGTATCGCCGGGATTAGATGGCGTGGACTCCAGATTTTACATTAATAAGGCTATAGAGGACTTTAAGAAAAAGACCGGGAGTAAATTTGACGTAAAATTTGAAAGGATTTATTCCCCGGCCGACTTTAAAACAGACTACAATGCGTATAAAGGCACAGCCTTCGGAATTTCCCATACTTTAGACCAGACAGGCCCTTTCAGGTTGCCTATGAAGAACAAGAATTTAGATAACTTATTTTATGTAGGACAATACACCCAGCCTGGCATAGGAGTTCCGATGGTGACAATATCTGCAATGATAGTTGCTGAGAAAATAGAGAGTGAGAAACACGTGGTAGAACCTCGGTAA
- a CDS encoding type II toxin-antitoxin system CcdA family antitoxin, translating to MSDWVTVSTKVRKELWEKAKAYRVNISEVLRKALEEEVRKREEEETRKLLDLASEELKKIPPDEVVEEIRKMRRER from the coding sequence ATGAGCGATTGGGTAACTGTCTCAACTAAAGTTAGAAAGGAATTGTGGGAAAAAGCTAAGGCATATCGCGTTAACATAAGTGAAGTACTTAGGAAAGCATTAGAAGAGGAGGTTAGAAAAAGAGAAGAAGAGGAAACTAGAAAGTTATTGGATTTAGCCTCAGAGGAATTGAAGAAAATCCCTCCTGATGAGGTTGTAGAAGAGATAAGGAAAATGAGGAGAGAAAGATGA
- a CDS encoding YHS domain-containing protein, producing MMIDPVCGMEVNEDSQYKTMYKGKVYYFCSPHCMKAFQKDPEKYLREGPKGMPNE from the coding sequence ATTATGATAGACCCGGTTTGTGGAATGGAAGTAAATGAGGACTCTCAATACAAGACGATGTATAAAGGAAAAGTATACTATTTTTGCTCTCCCCACTGCATGAAAGCCTTCCAGAAAGACCCAGAAAAGTATCTGAGGGAAGGACCTAAGGGAATGCCTAATGAGTAA
- a CDS encoding copper-translocating P-type ATPase — translation MSNKESEKLRIGKEEELKVVGMHCATCSSTVSKSIKGVKGVKDANVNLASGIAKVEVENARLKDIVNAIRKAGYDVVTQKVSFKVDINPEDARKLEEKIEDIKGVIKASVNPTNGVILVEFNPYSITSDELAEEIYRKTGHKVTKVKSEVANKSEVHEMLKRLIIAWVFTIPTLYFQYSGLPLVALFTSIPVQFYAGLRYHLGAYRAFKNRTTNMDTLVSLSTNIAWFYSLYAVIVHQQTFFDVASLLVSFILIGKTLEAYLKERISVQITSLRNLKARLEDGRVINAEELKVGDKIIVKGGEVIPADGIVDEGKGEVNESIVTGESMPVKKGKGDAVIGGSTLISGYLKVYVTRTGERTYISQVVEAVNQAQTARLPIQNLVDKVSSVFTPVIIGVSALVFTVWKFLLGFSTEDALLFSVATLASACPCPFGLATPLAVLTSVNRLAKKGIIVRNGESLEILKKADTFIFDKTGTITEGKISVRGEGDKTAISYASAIEKMSNHPIAKAISSIPSSLEVKDFTEFPGSGVYGKVDGHDVIVGKRDFVLQNCEGDGKGDVLVCVDGKVTAWFYLEDKVRDDSVKVIDALKKMGKRIIIATGDNSENAEKVGKELEVDVIKGLSADEKAELVKNEVKKGRIVAFIGDGINDAIAIKEANVGIAISSGTDIAKYAGDIIIPKIGDLLTLLEYSRLTVRKIKENLAWAFGYNSILVPIAAGLLYPAIYLPPEYAALAMSMDSVAVSLWSLVKV, via the coding sequence ATGAGTAACAAGGAGAGTGAAAAGCTAAGGATAGGAAAGGAGGAGGAATTAAAAGTAGTAGGAATGCATTGTGCAACCTGCAGTAGTACCGTCTCTAAATCAATTAAAGGAGTAAAAGGAGTTAAAGACGCAAACGTAAACTTAGCTTCAGGAATTGCTAAGGTTGAGGTAGAAAACGCCAGACTGAAGGACATAGTTAACGCAATAAGGAAAGCTGGTTACGATGTCGTCACTCAAAAGGTCAGCTTTAAAGTTGATATTAACCCTGAGGATGCTAGGAAATTAGAGGAGAAAATTGAGGATATAAAAGGAGTAATAAAAGCTAGCGTTAATCCAACTAACGGCGTCATTCTGGTGGAGTTTAATCCTTACTCAATAACTTCCGATGAATTGGCTGAGGAAATTTACAGAAAGACAGGACATAAGGTAACTAAGGTTAAGAGCGAAGTTGCTAATAAGAGCGAAGTTCACGAAATGTTAAAGAGGCTTATTATTGCGTGGGTTTTCACTATTCCTACATTGTATTTCCAATATTCCGGCTTACCCCTTGTTGCTCTCTTTACTTCAATTCCAGTTCAATTTTACGCAGGGCTACGATACCATTTAGGGGCTTATAGGGCGTTCAAGAACAGGACTACTAACATGGACACTCTCGTTTCACTTTCTACTAACATAGCTTGGTTTTACAGCTTATATGCAGTTATAGTCCATCAACAGACTTTCTTCGACGTGGCTTCTCTTCTAGTCTCTTTCATTCTGATAGGGAAAACACTAGAGGCTTACTTAAAGGAGAGGATCTCAGTACAAATAACTTCATTAAGGAACTTAAAGGCTAGGTTGGAGGACGGGAGAGTTATAAACGCTGAGGAACTAAAAGTAGGTGACAAGATTATAGTAAAGGGAGGAGAAGTAATACCTGCAGACGGTATAGTTGATGAAGGTAAAGGAGAAGTTAACGAGTCCATAGTTACCGGAGAAAGTATGCCGGTAAAGAAGGGGAAGGGAGATGCGGTAATCGGTGGGTCAACTTTAATCTCAGGTTACCTAAAGGTGTACGTTACGAGGACAGGAGAAAGGACTTACATTTCTCAAGTAGTTGAGGCAGTAAACCAGGCACAGACTGCTAGATTGCCTATACAGAACCTTGTAGATAAGGTTTCATCAGTATTTACTCCAGTAATAATAGGTGTTTCAGCGCTAGTCTTTACAGTTTGGAAGTTCTTACTAGGCTTCAGTACGGAGGACGCATTACTATTTTCAGTGGCAACCTTAGCCTCAGCTTGTCCTTGCCCGTTTGGGTTAGCCACTCCTTTAGCAGTTTTAACTTCTGTTAACAGGTTGGCAAAGAAGGGAATAATAGTGAGGAATGGGGAAAGCCTTGAAATACTGAAAAAAGCTGATACTTTCATTTTCGATAAGACAGGGACAATTACTGAAGGTAAAATAAGCGTTAGGGGAGAAGGAGATAAGACTGCGATATCTTACGCCTCAGCTATAGAGAAAATGAGTAACCACCCTATAGCAAAGGCTATTTCTTCCATCCCCAGTTCTCTAGAAGTTAAGGACTTTACTGAATTTCCTGGCTCTGGAGTTTACGGTAAAGTTGACGGTCACGACGTAATAGTGGGTAAAAGAGACTTCGTTCTGCAGAACTGCGAAGGAGATGGAAAAGGAGATGTTCTGGTTTGCGTTGATGGTAAAGTTACTGCGTGGTTTTACTTAGAGGATAAAGTGAGGGATGACTCTGTTAAGGTTATTGATGCATTGAAGAAAATGGGTAAGAGGATAATTATTGCAACTGGAGATAACAGCGAAAATGCAGAGAAAGTAGGGAAAGAATTAGAAGTTGATGTAATCAAAGGCTTATCAGCAGATGAAAAGGCCGAACTAGTTAAGAACGAAGTTAAGAAAGGAAGGATTGTTGCATTTATAGGAGACGGAATAAACGACGCTATAGCAATAAAGGAGGCTAACGTTGGTATAGCAATTTCCTCAGGAACGGATATTGCTAAATATGCTGGAGACATAATTATTCCTAAAATAGGGGATCTTCTTACGCTCCTAGAGTACTCCAGGTTAACTGTGAGGAAAATAAAGGAGAATTTAGCCTGGGCTTTTGGTTATAACTCGATTTTAGTGCCTATAGCTGCCGGTTTGCTTTATCCTGCTATATATTTACCACCGGAATATGCAGCATTAGCGATGTCAATGGATAGTGTTGCAGTGTCCTTGTGGTCTTTAGTTAAGGTTTAA
- a CDS encoding lycopene cyclase domain-containing protein, with protein sequence MEVHLFLPHLAYAEIDSMIFFPTLFLSLKVKRNYKALLFSIGVTAPIFLVWDFIATWIGSWSFNPKWVLGIYVIDLPIEEVLFFVVTPFATLLIYDFLRTKVKDKTLNAFSRRNMIIVAVALLLLSVLAIRHSYTFVDLIYASLSIIFVEFLDEDLFKSRNYWIFLLLTYIPFLVFDHFLTSLPVVIYGHCSIIGIRVFSIPIEDFIYSFSMMNFYTLFYRRGSRIWIG encoded by the coding sequence TTGGAGGTTCATCTCTTTCTACCGCATTTAGCTTATGCTGAGATAGACTCAATGATATTCTTTCCTACTCTCTTCCTTTCACTCAAGGTTAAAAGGAATTATAAAGCCCTACTGTTCTCAATAGGAGTTACTGCACCTATCTTCTTAGTCTGGGACTTCATTGCAACCTGGATAGGCTCATGGAGTTTTAACCCTAAATGGGTCCTTGGGATATACGTAATAGATCTACCGATAGAAGAAGTACTCTTCTTTGTAGTTACTCCTTTTGCAACTCTCTTAATTTACGACTTCCTTAGGACTAAGGTTAAGGACAAAACGTTAAACGCCTTCAGCAGGAGAAACATGATTATCGTTGCTGTAGCATTGCTTTTACTGAGCGTTCTGGCAATAAGGCATTCGTACACTTTCGTAGACTTAATTTATGCCTCACTTTCAATAATTTTCGTAGAGTTTCTTGACGAGGATTTATTTAAATCTAGGAACTACTGGATCTTCCTGCTTTTAACTTACATTCCGTTCCTTGTATTTGATCATTTCCTCACCTCTTTACCGGTCGTAATTTATGGTCATTGTTCAATTATAGGCATAAGGGTATTTAGCATTCCAATTGAGGACTTCATATATTCCTTTTCAATGATGAACTTCTACACTCTTTTTTACAGGAGGGGGAGTAGGATTTGGATAGGATAG
- a CDS encoding type II toxin-antitoxin system VapC family toxin, translating into MSFLFDSSSIFEAVRLGRKALDVLKDNYTIDLAYYELGNIIWKYRSKADIYTLFKAINEILSFMNIINVKLDNEILDEAIKRNLTYYDSAYLISAKRLKVKLVSQDQDLIKNGAIRLEDIIS; encoded by the coding sequence ATGAGTTTCCTTTTCGACTCTAGTTCAATTTTTGAAGCCGTAAGGCTAGGTAGAAAAGCCCTTGATGTGCTAAAGGACAACTATACTATAGACCTGGCATATTATGAGCTTGGTAATATAATATGGAAATATAGGAGTAAAGCAGATATTTATACATTATTTAAAGCAATTAATGAAATTCTATCATTTATGAACATTATTAATGTAAAGTTAGATAATGAGATACTGGATGAGGCTATAAAGAGGAATTTAACATACTATGATTCCGCTTATCTAATTTCAGCAAAAAGGCTCAAAGTAAAGCTCGTGAGCCAAGATCAAGACCTCATAAAAAACGGTGCAATAAGACTTGAGGATATAATAAGTTAG